The following are encoded together in the Blautia obeum ATCC 29174 genome:
- a CDS encoding ABC transporter ATP-binding protein produces MNKNKKPKMTKNDLKTAKRLMKYVTEKYKFQFILVFFCILISAVATTAVSLSLRYLLDDFILPLVGQKTPDFAGLYKALTVLGVIFLAGVIATFIYTRMMVYIGQGVLKRVRDDMFEHMQTLPIRYFDQNTNGSIMSLYTNDTDTLRQMISQAIPQALMALFTIVVTFISMLVLSPLLTILAVLIIFVMLAVTGRIGAKSGKYFVHQQMSLADVTGFVEERMNGQRVVKVFNHEAKSKEEFDQLNEVLFESASQANKYGNMMGPVIGNIGNLQFVLTAVLGGILSVAGIGGITLGVMASYLQFTKSFTQPFMQVAQQFNSIVMALAGAERIFNLIDEKPEEDEGYVTLVNARKDENGNIVECKERTGMWAWKHPHSADGSVSYTELKGDVRFEDVTFGYNEDKTILHDISLYAKPGQKLAFVGSTGAGKTTITNLINRFYDIQEGKIRYDGINITKIKKDDLRHSLGIVLQDTHLFTGTIRDNIRYGKLDATDEEIYAAAKLAHADQFIQMLPKGYDTMLSGDGEELSQGQRQLLSIARAAVADPPVLILDEATSSIDTRTESIVQKGMDNLMKGRTVFVIAHRLSTIRNSDAIIVLEHGKIIERGDHKDLIKQKGTYYQLYTGKLELS; encoded by the coding sequence ATGAATAAGAATAAAAAACCGAAAATGACAAAAAATGATTTAAAGACGGCAAAACGTCTGATGAAATATGTGACAGAGAAATATAAATTCCAGTTTATTCTTGTTTTCTTCTGTATCCTGATCAGTGCTGTGGCGACAACTGCAGTCTCTCTTTCTCTGAGATACCTTCTGGATGATTTTATCCTGCCGCTTGTTGGACAGAAAACCCCGGATTTTGCAGGACTTTATAAGGCCCTGACTGTTTTGGGCGTAATCTTTCTGGCAGGTGTCATTGCAACATTTATTTACACAAGAATGATGGTTTATATCGGACAGGGTGTACTCAAAAGAGTACGTGATGATATGTTTGAACATATGCAGACACTGCCAATCCGTTACTTCGACCAGAATACAAATGGTTCGATCATGAGTCTTTATACCAATGATACAGATACATTGAGACAGATGATCAGCCAGGCAATTCCACAGGCACTGATGGCATTGTTTACAATTGTTGTCACTTTTATTTCCATGCTGGTGCTGAGTCCGCTTCTTACGATACTTGCAGTACTGATCATTTTTGTGATGCTTGCTGTTACCGGCAGGATCGGAGCAAAGAGTGGAAAATACTTTGTACATCAGCAGATGTCTCTGGCAGATGTGACCGGATTCGTGGAAGAACGAATGAACGGACAGAGGGTAGTAAAGGTATTTAATCATGAGGCAAAATCAAAAGAAGAGTTTGATCAGCTCAATGAAGTTCTTTTTGAGAGCGCCTCACAGGCAAATAAATACGGTAATATGATGGGGCCAGTTATCGGAAATATCGGAAACCTGCAGTTTGTACTGACGGCGGTTCTCGGAGGAATCCTTTCTGTAGCAGGCATCGGAGGAATCACACTTGGTGTTATGGCTTCCTATCTGCAGTTCACCAAAAGCTTCACTCAGCCGTTCATGCAGGTGGCACAGCAGTTTAATTCCATCGTCATGGCACTTGCCGGTGCGGAAAGAATTTTCAATCTGATCGATGAGAAACCGGAAGAGGATGAGGGTTATGTAACACTTGTCAATGCAAGAAAAGATGAGAATGGCAACATTGTAGAATGCAAAGAGAGAACCGGCATGTGGGCATGGAAACATCCGCATTCTGCAGATGGCTCCGTATCCTATACAGAGCTGAAAGGTGATGTAAGATTTGAGGATGTAACCTTTGGATATAATGAAGACAAAACAATTCTTCACGATATCAGCCTGTATGCGAAGCCCGGACAGAAACTGGCATTCGTCGGCTCTACCGGAGCCGGTAAGACAACCATAACCAATCTGATCAATCGTTTTTATGATATCCAGGAAGGCAAGATCCGTTATGATGGAATCAATATTACCAAGATCAAAAAGGATGATCTGAGACATTCTCTTGGAATCGTTCTTCAGGACACACATTTGTTTACCGGTACGATTCGTGATAATATTCGTTATGGCAAGCTGGATGCAACGGATGAAGAAATCTATGCAGCAGCAAAACTGGCACATGCAGATCAGTTTATACAGATGCTCCCGAAAGGATACGATACGATGCTGAGCGGGGATGGTGAAGAACTCTCTCAGGGGCAGAGACAGCTTCTGTCCATTGCGCGGGCAGCAGTTGCAGACCCACCGGTACTGATTCTGGATGAAGCAACTTCCAGTATCGATACCCGTACAGAAAGTATCGTACAGAAAGGTATGGACAACCTGATGAAGGGCCGTACCGTGTTTGTGATCGCGCACAGACTTTCTACGATTCGAAACAGTGATGCGATTATTGTTCTGGAACATGGCAAGATCATTGAGAGAGGTGACCACAAAGACCTCATTAAACAGAAAGGAACTTATTATCAGCTGTATACTGGTAAACTGGAACTTTCATAA
- the pap gene encoding polyphosphate:AMP phosphotransferase, which produces MLKSWTPGEEPDKDEMKVQLEKTRNRLYDLQMKIKEHKLPVLVLFEGWSAAGKGSMIGKVIRNIDPRFFKVATMSAPTEEEVRRPFLYRYMKQIPEEGKFTFLDSGWMEQTVKEVLNGELEGDAYERCIESIRRFERQLTDNGYLVLKFFMEIDKDEQEKRMKKLLSKDDTKWRVTGFDKWQNKHYKKCENVFDRYMKDTNMSSSPWYIIDAKDKKWAELQVMDTLVSSIEVALQNQSHSVPILQNVFPLVKMPKLKDVELEGKTIDEEEYQKELKKLQAKLGELHNRLYRKRVPVIITYEGWDAAGKGGNIKRIAGALDPRGYEVQPIASPEPHEKARHYLWRFWTRLPKDGHIAIFDRTWYGRVMVERLEGFCSENDWKRAYNEMNEFEKELHDWGAVIIKFWVQIDKDTQLERFNDRQNNPEKRWKITDEDWRNREKWDQYEEAVDEMLKKTSTTFAPWHILESVDKKYARIKALKIVIEEIEKALK; this is translated from the coding sequence ATGTTAAAATCATGGACACCGGGCGAAGAACCGGACAAAGATGAGATGAAAGTACAGCTTGAGAAAACCAGAAACAGACTTTATGATCTTCAGATGAAGATCAAGGAGCACAAGCTCCCGGTACTGGTCCTTTTTGAGGGGTGGAGTGCAGCAGGCAAAGGCAGTATGATCGGTAAGGTGATCAGGAATATTGATCCTCGTTTTTTCAAGGTTGCCACGATGTCAGCTCCGACAGAGGAAGAGGTACGCAGACCGTTTCTGTATCGTTATATGAAACAGATCCCGGAAGAAGGCAAATTTACATTCCTGGATTCCGGATGGATGGAACAGACGGTGAAGGAAGTATTGAATGGAGAACTCGAAGGAGATGCTTATGAGCGGTGTATCGAGAGCATCAGGCGTTTTGAAAGGCAGCTTACGGACAATGGATATCTGGTCCTGAAATTCTTTATGGAGATTGATAAGGACGAACAGGAAAAACGTATGAAGAAGCTGCTTTCCAAGGATGATACCAAGTGGCGTGTGACAGGATTCGATAAATGGCAGAACAAACATTATAAGAAGTGCGAGAATGTATTTGACCGTTATATGAAAGACACCAATATGTCCAGTTCGCCGTGGTATATCATTGATGCAAAGGATAAGAAGTGGGCAGAGCTGCAGGTGATGGATACATTGGTGAGCAGTATCGAAGTGGCATTGCAGAACCAGAGTCATTCGGTACCGATCCTTCAGAATGTCTTTCCACTGGTCAAGATGCCTAAGTTGAAAGACGTAGAGCTGGAAGGCAAGACAATTGACGAAGAAGAGTACCAGAAAGAATTGAAGAAGCTGCAGGCTAAACTGGGAGAACTGCATAATCGCCTGTACCGTAAGCGGGTTCCGGTGATCATTACCTATGAGGGATGGGATGCGGCCGGCAAAGGCGGCAATATCAAACGAATTGCAGGGGCATTGGATCCTAGAGGATATGAGGTACAGCCAATCGCCAGTCCGGAGCCACATGAGAAGGCTCGGCATTATCTCTGGAGATTCTGGACAAGACTTCCGAAGGATGGGCACATTGCAATCTTTGATCGTACGTGGTATGGCCGTGTCATGGTAGAACGGCTGGAAGGATTCTGCAGTGAAAATGACTGGAAACGTGCTTACAATGAGATGAATGAATTTGAAAAGGAACTCCACGACTGGGGTGCAGTGATCATCAAATTCTGGGTGCAGATTGATAAAGATACACAGCTGGAGCGTTTTAATGACCGCCAGAATAATCCGGAGAAACGCTGGAAGATCACAGACGAAGATTGGCGAAACCGTGAAAAATGGGATCAGTATGAAGAAGCAGTCGATGAGATGCTGAAGAAGACAAGTACAACGTTTGCACCGTGGCATATTCTGGAGTCCGTTGACAAGAAATATGCACGTATCAAAGCACTGAAGATTGTAATTGAAGAAATTGAGAAAGCACTGAAATAA
- the folK gene encoding 2-amino-4-hydroxy-6-hydroxymethyldihydropteridine diphosphokinase, translating into MDKIEIKNLEIFANHGVFPEENVLGQKFVISATLYTDTRKAGLTDELTASIHYGEVSHMITKFTKEHTYKLLEALAENLCQMLLQELPLLKMITLRVEKPWAPVALPLETVAVEITRGWHTAYVAFGSNLGDKKKFLDDGIQGLRTTPSCEVEAVSEYLVTEPYGGVEQDEFLNGVLKLRTLLTPEELLDRLHELEAAANRERIIHWGPRTLDLDILFYDNEIIDTPDLHIPHIDMENRDFVLKPMDEIAPYYRHPVLNKTIHQLLNELLAKDNQ; encoded by the coding sequence ATGGATAAGATTGAGATCAAAAACCTGGAGATTTTTGCAAACCATGGAGTTTTCCCGGAGGAAAATGTTCTCGGCCAGAAATTCGTTATTTCTGCCACTCTTTACACGGATACCCGAAAAGCAGGTCTGACCGATGAACTGACTGCTTCTATTCATTATGGAGAAGTCAGCCATATGATCACCAAATTCACAAAAGAGCATACTTATAAACTTCTGGAGGCACTTGCAGAAAATCTCTGCCAAATGCTGCTTCAAGAGCTTCCGCTTCTCAAAATGATCACTCTGCGTGTTGAAAAGCCATGGGCTCCGGTCGCTCTCCCACTCGAAACGGTTGCTGTGGAGATCACCCGCGGATGGCATACTGCCTATGTAGCCTTTGGTTCCAACCTTGGGGACAAAAAGAAGTTCCTGGATGATGGCATTCAGGGACTCCGTACTACTCCTTCCTGTGAAGTAGAAGCTGTATCTGAATATTTAGTTACAGAACCTTATGGTGGTGTGGAACAGGATGAATTTCTGAATGGTGTTCTGAAACTCCGTACGCTGCTCACGCCGGAAGAACTTCTGGACCGTCTTCACGAACTGGAGGCGGCCGCAAACAGAGAACGTATCATTCACTGGGGACCGCGTACTCTTGATCTGGATATTCTGTTCTATGATAATGAGATCATAGACACTCCGGATCTTCATATTCCACATATTGATATGGAAAATCGTGATTTTGTCCTGAAGCCAATGGATGAGATTGCTCCTTATTACAGACATCCTGTATTAAACAAGACCATTCATCAGCTTCTTAATGAACTCCTTGCAAAAGATAATCAGTAA
- a CDS encoding ABC transporter ATP-binding protein: protein MNKTLFKSIREYKKQSLLAPFLVILEVMMEVLIPLEMAKIIDVGIANGDLGYIVQRGIILVAMAMLALFFGVQAGNMAAVAAAGYAKNLRHDIFYKVQDFSFKNIDHFSTSGLVTRMTTDITNVQMAYMMSIRLLARAPIMILLSWIMTLLINVKIALLFLIVIPLLGGTLMFIAKKAHPHFIRVFDEYDELNNSVQENVNASRVVKAFVREDYEINKFHGVSNYVYTLFTKAEKIVAWNSPVLQFMMYAVVLLIALIGGRSIVFGTMETGELTSVIVYAIQILMSLNMVTFVFVMIMIAGASTDRITEVFNEVPEMQDKADAVKEVRNGEITFEHVDFSYAGEGGNLSLKDINIHIKSGQTVGIIGGTGSAKSTLVQMIPRLYDVTGGAVKVAGVDVRDYNLEVLRDQVSMVLQKNVLFSGTIYDNIRWGNEKASDEEVKRVCRLAQADGFVNEFPNGYETMIVQGGNNVSGGQKQRLCIARALLKKPKILILDDSTSAVDTKTDALIRKAFREEIPDTTKIIIAQRVSSIEDADQIIVLDDGKIAGVGTSEELLQTNEIYREVYESQVKGGEEDE from the coding sequence ATGAATAAGACACTTTTTAAATCCATCCGGGAATATAAGAAACAGTCATTGCTGGCGCCGTTTCTCGTAATTCTGGAGGTCATGATGGAGGTTCTCATTCCTCTGGAAATGGCAAAGATCATAGATGTTGGAATAGCCAATGGTGATCTTGGTTATATTGTACAGCGCGGAATAATTCTTGTTGCAATGGCGATGCTGGCATTGTTTTTTGGTGTGCAGGCCGGTAATATGGCAGCCGTAGCGGCTGCTGGTTATGCGAAAAATCTTCGCCATGATATTTTCTATAAGGTGCAGGATTTTTCTTTCAAAAACATTGACCATTTCTCCACATCAGGTCTGGTCACACGAATGACAACAGATATTACAAACGTGCAGATGGCATATATGATGAGTATCCGTCTTCTGGCAAGAGCACCGATCATGATTCTTCTTTCCTGGATCATGACACTGCTGATCAATGTAAAGATTGCACTTCTGTTCCTGATCGTAATCCCGCTTCTTGGTGGAACACTGATGTTTATAGCAAAGAAAGCGCATCCACATTTTATCAGAGTATTTGACGAGTATGATGAACTGAACAATTCTGTGCAGGAAAATGTCAATGCATCACGTGTGGTAAAGGCATTTGTAAGAGAAGATTACGAGATAAACAAATTTCACGGTGTGTCCAATTATGTATATACCCTGTTTACAAAAGCAGAAAAAATCGTTGCATGGAACTCTCCGGTCCTGCAGTTCATGATGTACGCGGTTGTACTTCTGATCGCGCTGATCGGTGGACGAAGCATTGTATTTGGAACCATGGAGACTGGAGAACTGACAAGTGTGATCGTATATGCGATTCAGATTCTGATGTCTCTGAATATGGTGACTTTTGTATTTGTCATGATCATGATCGCAGGGGCTTCCACAGACCGTATCACGGAGGTGTTTAATGAGGTACCGGAGATGCAGGACAAAGCGGATGCGGTGAAAGAAGTCAGAAATGGCGAGATTACCTTTGAACATGTAGATTTCAGCTATGCGGGTGAAGGCGGAAACCTTTCCCTGAAAGATATCAACATTCATATTAAATCGGGACAGACAGTTGGCATCATTGGCGGTACCGGAAGTGCCAAATCTACACTGGTACAGATGATCCCGAGACTTTATGATGTCACTGGTGGTGCAGTAAAAGTAGCCGGAGTCGATGTACGTGACTATAATCTGGAAGTTCTGCGTGACCAGGTATCTATGGTTCTGCAGAAAAATGTATTATTTTCCGGTACGATCTACGATAATATTCGCTGGGGCAATGAAAAGGCCAGTGATGAGGAAGTTAAGAGAGTCTGCCGTCTGGCGCAGGCAGATGGATTTGTAAATGAGTTCCCGAATGGTTATGAGACCATGATCGTACAGGGCGGTAATAACGTTTCCGGTGGACAGAAACAGCGTCTATGTATTGCACGTGCACTGCTTAAGAAACCAAAGATCCTGATTCTGGATGATTCCACCAGTGCAGTAGATACCAAAACAGATGCATTGATCCGTAAAGCATTCCGGGAAGAGATCCCGGACACGACCAAGATCATCATTGCACAGAGAGTTTCTTCGATAGAAGATGCCGATCAGATCATTGTGCTGGATGATGGTAAGATCGCAGGTGTGGGAACATCGGAAGAACTGCTGCAGACAAATGAAATCTACAGGGAAGTATATGAATCTCAGGTGAAAGGAGGAGAAGAGGATGAATAA
- the pabB gene encoding aminodeoxychorismate synthase component I, translating to MYNINRVIKKLTPHRSAAELFKYFSDEKDCVFLDSSLVNGLGRYSIIGMRPYLKLVKDDHGFFINEQKVSELSFEEYLKKYLSEHKDQNKSGLPMLSGAIGYFSYEYGRKLMEIPSHKENLVTIPDAVLVFYDMYIIEDCHEKKTFLVANGVTEDAEKLIESVEKRLTEVLLEKEQVADGSFNIEITPNFKKEEYKQAVDEMIRYIIEGDIYITNMTQQLEVKSNKKPLDVFYDLRENNPSPFGGYMDYGDFQIVCASPERFLKMKKGHVNTRPIKGTRKRGETLEEDLLMRNELKNSEKDKSELLMIVDLERNDLNRVCKPGSVKVTELFTVEEYATVFHLVSDIEGVLQENKTIMDLLEATFPGGSITGAPKYRAMEIIDELENNRRNLYTGSIGYLTLDGDCDFNIVIRTALHKDGMYYLGVGGGITAESDLEFEYEETLQKAKAVLEAMK from the coding sequence ATGTATAATATAAACCGCGTGATAAAAAAATTGACTCCACACAGATCAGCAGCAGAACTGTTCAAATATTTTTCGGATGAAAAGGACTGTGTATTTCTGGATTCATCTCTTGTGAACGGGCTTGGAAGATATTCAATCATAGGAATGCGGCCATATCTCAAATTAGTAAAAGATGATCATGGATTTTTTATAAATGAGCAGAAGGTATCGGAACTCTCATTTGAGGAATATCTCAAAAAATATCTGTCTGAGCATAAAGATCAGAACAAAAGCGGGCTTCCAATGCTATCAGGGGCAATCGGATATTTTTCGTATGAATACGGGCGGAAATTAATGGAAATACCATCTCATAAGGAAAATCTGGTAACGATTCCGGATGCAGTACTTGTTTTTTATGACATGTATATCATAGAGGATTGTCATGAGAAGAAAACATTTCTGGTGGCCAATGGAGTTACAGAAGATGCAGAGAAACTGATCGAATCTGTTGAAAAGCGTCTGACAGAAGTATTATTAGAAAAAGAACAGGTCGCAGACGGATCATTTAATATAGAAATAACACCAAATTTTAAAAAAGAAGAATACAAACAGGCTGTTGATGAGATGATTCGATATATCATCGAAGGTGATATCTATATCACAAATATGACGCAGCAGCTTGAGGTAAAGAGCAACAAAAAACCACTGGATGTTTTTTATGATTTGAGAGAAAACAATCCGTCACCATTTGGCGGCTATATGGATTACGGTGATTTTCAGATTGTCTGTGCATCACCGGAGCGATTCCTTAAGATGAAGAAGGGACATGTGAATACACGTCCGATCAAGGGAACGCGAAAAAGAGGTGAGACTCTGGAAGAGGATCTCCTTATGAGAAATGAACTCAAAAATTCAGAGAAGGATAAGAGTGAACTTCTTATGATCGTTGATCTCGAGCGGAATGATCTGAACCGCGTGTGCAAACCTGGAAGTGTCAAAGTGACGGAACTTTTTACGGTGGAAGAATATGCAACAGTATTTCATCTGGTTTCTGACATCGAGGGAGTACTTCAGGAAAACAAAACGATAATGGATCTGCTTGAAGCAACGTTTCCTGGCGGTTCTATTACAGGAGCTCCGAAATATCGTGCGATGGAGATCATTGATGAACTGGAGAACAACCGCAGAAATCTGTACACAGGTTCCATCGGTTACCTGACATTAGATGGAGACTGTGATTTTAATATAGTGATCCGTACAGCATTGCACAAAGATGGAATGTATTATCTGGGAGTTGGCGGTGGCATCACTGCTGAATCAGATCTGGAATTTGAATATGAGGAGACCCTTCAGAAAGCGAAAGCGGTTCTGGAGGCTATGAAATAA
- a CDS encoding anthranilate synthase component II, with product MFLMIDNYDSFVYNLKAYFEELGREIMVRRSDQINIEEIEKMQPEGIILSPGPKRPWDAVRCVETVKWFQGKIPILGVCLGHQVLGHCCGAVVEKGSRPMHGKVTGIRNNGTGLFEGLPEKFKVTRYHSLVVREDSIPEEYRVDAVAEDGAVMGISHREIPLYGVQFHPEAVLTEYGHELLENFCCIAEKFNKNE from the coding sequence ATGTTTTTGATGATCGATAATTATGATTCGTTTGTTTACAATCTGAAAGCGTATTTTGAGGAGTTGGGAAGGGAGATCATGGTCAGGAGAAGTGATCAGATTAATATAGAAGAAATAGAAAAGATGCAGCCGGAAGGAATCATTCTTTCGCCCGGACCGAAACGTCCATGGGATGCTGTGCGATGTGTAGAAACAGTGAAATGGTTTCAGGGAAAGATCCCGATCTTAGGTGTCTGTCTGGGACATCAGGTGTTGGGACATTGCTGTGGAGCTGTTGTAGAGAAAGGGAGCCGTCCAATGCATGGAAAGGTGACAGGGATCCGAAATAATGGAACGGGATTATTTGAAGGACTGCCGGAGAAATTTAAAGTAACCAGGTATCATTCACTGGTTGTGAGAGAAGACAGTATTCCGGAAGAATACCGGGTAGATGCTGTGGCTGAAGATGGAGCGGTAATGGGAATCTCGCACAGAGAAATCCCTCTTTATGGCGTACAGTTTCATCCGGAAGCAGTCCTGACGGAATATGGTCATGAGTTGTTAGAAAATTTCTGTTGTATTGCAGAGAAATTCAACAAAAATGAATAA
- a CDS encoding HD domain-containing protein has product MTRVNAIWQHPLYQQNLKDLIHLEADRIFCRHTPEHFLDVARLAYIFALERGLDCSRELIYCTALLHDIGRVRQYMDGTPHDEAGVQIAEQILSDLAFSSAEKEQILTAIGEHRSSKEETSSLSRILYEADKKSRMCFLCPAEKECYWDLSKKNMMIQY; this is encoded by the coding sequence ATGACAAGAGTAAATGCTATCTGGCAGCATCCTCTCTATCAGCAAAATCTGAAAGATCTTATACACCTTGAAGCTGACCGTATCTTCTGCCGTCATACACCGGAACATTTTCTGGATGTCGCAAGACTTGCTTACATATTTGCACTGGAACGAGGACTTGACTGCTCCCGTGAACTGATCTACTGCACTGCACTTCTCCATGATATTGGTCGCGTCAGACAGTATATGGATGGTACCCCGCATGACGAAGCCGGTGTACAGATTGCTGAACAGATTTTATCTGATCTTGCTTTTTCTTCTGCAGAAAAAGAGCAGATTCTGACCGCGATCGGGGAACATCGTTCCTCAAAAGAGGAAACTTCTTCCCTGAGCCGGATTCTTTATGAAGCAGATAAAAAATCCCGTATGTGTTTTCTCTGTCCTGCAGAAAAAGAATGCTACTGGGATCTTTCAAAAAAAAATATGATGATTCAATATTAA
- the folE gene encoding GTP cyclohydrolase I FolE has translation MVDKQKVEQAIRLLLEGIGEDTEREGLKDTPDRIARMCMEIYGGLDEEADHHLAKQFEVENNEMVLEKDITFYSMCEHHLMPFYGKAHVAYIPNGKVTGLSKLARTVDVYARRPQIQERLTVQIADALERTLNPKGIMVMLEAEHTCMTMRGIKKPGSKTITTVTRGDFKTDRELQKQFLSMVKD, from the coding sequence ATGGTAGATAAACAGAAAGTAGAACAGGCAATCCGTCTCCTTCTTGAAGGAATCGGTGAAGACACAGAACGTGAAGGTCTCAAAGATACTCCGGACCGAATTGCACGTATGTGTATGGAAATTTATGGTGGACTGGATGAAGAAGCGGATCATCATCTTGCCAAACAGTTTGAAGTAGAAAATAACGAAATGGTACTGGAAAAAGATATTACTTTCTATTCTATGTGTGAACATCATCTGATGCCTTTTTATGGCAAAGCTCATGTAGCTTATATTCCAAATGGCAAAGTGACCGGACTCAGTAAACTTGCCCGTACTGTTGATGTCTATGCAAGAAGACCGCAAATTCAGGAACGCCTGACTGTACAGATTGCCGATGCACTGGAACGTACTCTGAATCCTAAGGGGATTATGGTAATGCTGGAAGCGGAACACACCTGCATGACCATGCGTGGAATCAAAAAACCAGGAAGTAAAACGATTACTACCGTTACCCGTGGTGATTTCAAGACAGACCGTGAACTTCAGAAACAGTTCCTCTCCATGGTAAAAGACTGA
- the folP gene encoding dihydropteroate synthase — MKIGNREFDVKNRTYIMGILNVTPDSFSDGGKWNTMDHALMHAEAMIKDGADILDVGGESTRPGHTPVSAEEEAARVVPVIEALRKRFDVPISVDTYKGSVADAAVQAGADLVNDVWGLKYDPDMAGVIAKHDVACCLMHNKANTEYNNFLIDMLAETQECVNIARGAGIKDERIILDPGVGFGKTYEMNLETMNHLELFQHLGFPVLLGTSRKSMIGLTLDLPVDQRVEGTVATSVIGVMKGCAFVRVHDIKENKRAILMTEAILGRNIK; from the coding sequence ATGAAAATCGGAAATCGTGAATTTGATGTAAAAAACAGAACTTATATTATGGGCATCCTGAACGTGACCCCGGATTCTTTTTCTGATGGTGGCAAATGGAATACTATGGATCATGCTCTGATGCATGCAGAAGCTATGATCAAAGACGGTGCTGATATTCTGGATGTCGGCGGTGAATCCACACGTCCGGGGCATACTCCGGTCAGTGCAGAAGAAGAAGCAGCACGTGTCGTTCCGGTCATCGAAGCACTTCGCAAACGTTTTGATGTACCGATCTCTGTAGATACTTACAAGGGAAGTGTTGCAGATGCAGCTGTCCAGGCAGGTGCCGATCTGGTCAACGATGTCTGGGGGCTCAAATATGATCCGGACATGGCCGGTGTCATCGCCAAACATGATGTAGCCTGCTGTCTTATGCACAACAAAGCCAACACAGAATACAATAACTTTCTCATAGATATGCTTGCTGAAACACAGGAATGTGTCAATATTGCCCGAGGAGCCGGAATCAAAGACGAACGAATCATTCTTGATCCGGGCGTTGGTTTCGGCAAAACATATGAAATGAATCTGGAAACCATGAATCATCTGGAACTTTTTCAGCATCTCGGATTCCCGGTCCTGCTCGGAACCTCCCGTAAGTCCATGATTGGTCTTACTCTGGATCTTCCGGTTGATCAGCGTGTAGAAGGCACTGTTGCCACTTCTGTCATCGGTGTCATGAAAGGCTGTGCTTTTGTCCGCGTACATGATATCAAAGAAAACAAACGTGCTATCCTTATGACTGAAGCAATTCTTGGAAGGAATATAAAATAA
- a CDS encoding aminotransferase class IV, with product MDIRLDEGFLFGMGVFETVAVEQGRPLLLEQHLNRMQGSADFLKLGSCAERGLTKEKIAEYLSTQEMSVKMHGALKIVMSAENTFFQMRENPYMDEIYSRGFMTDLSKVRRNETSPLVYHKTFNYGDCVLEKRAAAAAGINEKIFINTKGQISEGTVCNVFFVRKNMIYTPQLSCGLLPGILREYIMERFQVTETIIYPDELMYYEECFVTNSLMGVMPVRQLGNICFPHRAKADEVREVYEKEKMSL from the coding sequence ATGGATATTAGACTGGATGAGGGATTTTTGTTTGGAATGGGAGTATTTGAAACGGTTGCAGTGGAACAAGGCAGACCGTTACTTCTGGAACAACATCTGAACAGAATGCAGGGATCAGCTGATTTTTTGAAATTGGGTTCCTGTGCAGAACGTGGACTTACAAAAGAAAAAATCGCAGAATATCTGAGTACACAGGAAATGTCGGTGAAGATGCATGGAGCACTTAAGATCGTGATGTCAGCTGAGAATACCTTCTTTCAGATGAGAGAAAATCCATATATGGATGAAATCTATTCCAGAGGATTTATGACGGATCTAAGCAAAGTCAGACGAAACGAGACTTCTCCACTGGTTTATCATAAGACATTTAATTATGGTGACTGTGTTCTGGAAAAAAGAGCAGCCGCAGCAGCCGGTATCAATGAAAAGATATTTATCAACACCAAAGGACAGATCAGTGAAGGAACTGTCTGCAATGTCTTTTTTGTACGTAAAAATATGATCTATACACCGCAGCTTTCCTGCGGCCTGTTGCCGGGTATCCTGCGTGAATATATTATGGAAAGATTTCAGGTGACAGAAACGATCATTTATCCGGATGAGCTGATGTATTATGAGGAGTGTTTTGTGACAAACTCACTCATGGGTGTGATGCCGGTAAGACAGCTTGGAAATATCTGTTTTCCGCATCGTGCAAAAGCAGACGAAGTAAGAGAAGTATACGAAAAAGAAAAAATGTCCCTGTGA